From Pseudoalteromonas sp. R3, one genomic window encodes:
- a CDS encoding REJ domain-containing protein yields MNRALSILAALGVSVTLTACGGSSDDTQTTTPSTQTSGNAGSGANLVKPVAAITTASTLDNTFSVEDGSVKVQLSGAQSSGAENSTLTYDWKITTLPAFSKATLSSKDGVNTEFEADLPGDYVITLVVSDGEVSSEVTRIQFKATSKKPVAVVPKTHYRVPLGTYSLDLDASNSILPTGSAGELTYTWKLLEKPADSAGQLNKANNDVASIELDVIGDYKMQLVVSLGDNKSEPVDIVVSVEAANVAPVAKVEDVTVTLGQTVVLDAHESYDPEGKALQYRWQWPSRAVEPSNAPVPELTGDKTSVVSFTPLAAGEYTMTLFVFDGDRKSELTEVKVTVEANPNAQTNAAPVGEVQATGYFPSYSIGEQELGLRAEFNFVGYDPENDDMQIVDAQLITKPQGSTAELVDIGSWKPLGKKIQKLDVVGDYIVRMTVSDGVNEVTQEAKMVARIGNVNGQPSTRSVDAQAKSVIVGNDLVFDASSKDPNDDPMTFHWELIDKPDGSNAVIEPVIEPESQEYRRAKVKTDVPGSYTARLIVEDDRGLRAKSYAQDSGFAKVSNSVPEIRTVVWARSWSRLSAGEDYYQILPCMSLLHRPVVVDADGDEVYTHEELISTPASGGKFTSYPDEADCPDSRGQVFTKPGTYVFRYSATDLIDDAEDYDFVVNVDAMEDAKGVRLRSLNEDNESLWYPLPYEYKPPYASDFYASSKPHLTEGAVQWSLTAVDSDYTIENVKVSHINGGLASLTPYFEGLREGTVIPKGGELDFRTIIPAVPCVRTEDRAEGFHFSFNIKEIPEITYVYETWRAASDGILSEWRECKAGELN; encoded by the coding sequence ATGAATCGCGCACTCAGTATACTGGCTGCATTAGGGGTATCTGTTACCTTGACTGCCTGTGGTGGCAGCTCTGATGACACGCAAACAACAACGCCGTCAACGCAGACTTCCGGCAATGCTGGTTCAGGTGCAAACCTGGTTAAGCCGGTTGCAGCGATCACGACAGCATCGACGCTTGATAACACCTTCTCTGTTGAGGACGGCAGCGTCAAAGTACAATTAAGCGGCGCACAGAGCTCTGGTGCTGAAAATAGTACCTTAACCTATGACTGGAAAATTACCACGTTACCGGCCTTTAGTAAGGCGACTTTAAGCAGCAAAGACGGCGTGAATACTGAGTTTGAAGCGGATCTGCCGGGTGATTATGTGATTACGCTGGTAGTCAGCGATGGTGAGGTTAGCAGTGAAGTGACCCGAATACAGTTTAAGGCAACCAGTAAAAAGCCGGTTGCGGTCGTGCCAAAAACGCACTACCGGGTTCCTCTGGGCACTTATTCGTTGGACCTGGATGCCAGTAACAGTATCTTGCCAACAGGTTCAGCAGGTGAGCTAACCTATACCTGGAAACTACTCGAAAAGCCGGCAGATAGCGCGGGTCAGCTAAACAAAGCAAATAACGATGTGGCGTCAATTGAGCTGGATGTTATCGGTGACTATAAAATGCAGCTGGTGGTTAGCCTGGGTGACAACAAAAGTGAGCCGGTTGACATAGTTGTAAGCGTTGAAGCCGCAAATGTGGCACCTGTGGCTAAGGTAGAAGATGTGACTGTCACGCTGGGTCAGACCGTGGTGCTGGACGCACATGAAAGCTACGACCCGGAAGGTAAGGCGTTACAATATCGTTGGCAATGGCCATCAAGGGCGGTTGAACCGAGCAACGCCCCTGTACCTGAACTGACAGGTGATAAAACCAGTGTTGTGAGCTTTACACCGCTTGCTGCGGGGGAATACACCATGACCTTGTTTGTGTTTGATGGTGACCGCAAGAGTGAGCTCACTGAAGTGAAAGTAACGGTTGAAGCGAACCCTAATGCACAAACCAATGCCGCTCCTGTGGGTGAGGTACAGGCGACGGGTTACTTCCCATCGTACAGCATAGGTGAACAAGAGCTGGGTCTGAGAGCTGAGTTTAACTTTGTCGGTTACGACCCTGAAAATGATGACATGCAAATTGTGGATGCTCAGCTGATCACAAAACCTCAGGGAAGCACTGCAGAACTGGTCGATATCGGGTCTTGGAAGCCGCTGGGTAAAAAGATCCAAAAGCTCGATGTGGTGGGCGATTACATCGTCCGTATGACAGTATCTGATGGTGTTAATGAGGTGACACAGGAAGCCAAAATGGTGGCCAGGATTGGCAATGTGAATGGCCAACCTTCTACACGTAGTGTTGACGCTCAGGCAAAGTCTGTGATTGTTGGTAACGATTTGGTCTTCGATGCTTCCAGCAAAGACCCAAATGACGATCCGATGACTTTTCACTGGGAGTTGATTGATAAACCAGATGGCAGCAATGCGGTCATTGAACCTGTGATTGAACCTGAATCGCAGGAGTATCGACGTGCTAAGGTGAAGACCGATGTGCCAGGGTCCTATACTGCCCGCTTAATTGTTGAAGATGACCGAGGTCTGCGAGCTAAATCGTATGCACAGGACAGTGGTTTTGCGAAAGTATCGAATTCAGTGCCAGAGATCAGAACTGTGGTATGGGCGCGCAGCTGGAGCCGGTTAAGTGCTGGTGAAGATTATTATCAGATCTTACCATGTATGTCTTTGCTGCATCGTCCGGTTGTGGTTGATGCCGACGGTGACGAAGTGTATACCCATGAAGAACTGATCAGCACGCCTGCTTCTGGTGGTAAGTTTACCAGCTATCCGGACGAAGCTGATTGTCCTGACAGTCGTGGTCAAGTCTTCACTAAACCAGGTACTTATGTATTTCGATATTCTGCTACTGACCTGATAGATGATGCTGAAGACTATGACTTTGTCGTGAATGTCGATGCGATGGAAGATGCCAAAGGTGTTCGTTTGCGCAGTCTGAACGAAGACAATGAAAGCTTATGGTACCCGCTACCGTATGAGTATAAACCGCCTTACGCGAGTGACTTTTACGCCAGCTCCAAACCTCACTTGACAGAAGGCGCTGTACAGTGGTCTTTGACTGCAGTTGACAGCGATTACACGATTGAAAACGTCAAGGTCAGTCACATCAATGGTGGTCTTGCCAGTTTGACTCCTTACTTTGAGGGACTGAGAGAAGGCACAGTAATTCCAAAAGGGGGTGAACTGGACTTTCGTACCATCATACCTGCGGTTCCTTGTGTTCGTACTGAAGACAGAGCGGAAGGGTTCCACTTCTCTTTCAATATTAAAGAAATACCCGAAATTACGTACGTATATGAAACCTGGCGTGCAGCCAGCGACGGCATTCTGAGCGAATGGAGAGAGTGTAAAGCTGGCGAATTGAACTAA
- a CDS encoding TonB-dependent receptor yields the protein MHNRTSLPFIPTMLVAALSCACLPAFANETNLLPQTVEFRLPAGKLGDVLNIYSRQARVTLSFEEQLVAGITVPAISGQFDSQTMLLTLLSNTNLQAIPVGMGAWIIQPKSTEGVVTLDTIQVETHSDSAKAKTFQSSASVNVVTKENIERFRGTSVGDIFQGVSGVLVSENRNSGGLDINIRGMQGQGRVPVVIDGSRQETTVYRGYSGVSSRSYIDPDLIGNMQINKGPTMSASGTGATGGVVNVKTLRAEDIVAEGKLSGYRVRLSGVGNSTEAPEPGTYAGYYLPRNAYRSDCRFPEYCEERYLMPEHFAPQAGMDRPSLFDFSSYAMSLAGAQRFDWGDVLMAYAHRKQGNYYAGTNGPSPRLHYSEPQKLAWYTETEVAMEGASRFRAGERIPNTNFASTSWLLSTTLALPHDQSLELSYIRYDSQYGEMMPSQIRSFGQARQWLDSEVLNQTYTISYGWQPVELDGIDLEANLWHTDTVTDLNTPGVGSIELESNTARTDAYQRWGADVSNTMRFYPKGELKWSYGLAGQWEDMDTDTPADSGFYAGSRSGWRDEYSAFTNVIWQPWQAWTFEAGLRYTRFKSKDNNPLPLSTNDPACESDGSDGCMAVFYRNEHSGGAPMFTVTWGVAEHTQLYVRHAKALRMPSLFENTSGWSVSPTLDIPVKPERALNRELGINYFNEQAFKWGHQIGAKLAVFNNHVDDYLTRTQPNAWEQTQGGLDFFRLRNIDSLTLNGMEMNLSYDASAWLVELNGTRYSKIEVCNVGSYVRYYCNDWGLPQSYINNMIPPNWHASMHLGLRLMEKKLEVGVRGTLMGKRNSIPRYNAPTGFNQPVLWHSYRLIDFYSRYKFNDMVAVDLTIDNITDRYYLDALSLGLVPAPGRTAKLSLTLEF from the coding sequence ATGCACAACCGCACGTCCTTACCTTTTATTCCAACTATGTTGGTCGCGGCCCTGAGCTGCGCTTGCCTGCCCGCTTTTGCAAACGAAACCAATCTATTGCCACAAACGGTCGAGTTTCGTCTGCCCGCCGGTAAGCTGGGTGATGTGCTGAACATATATTCGCGCCAGGCCAGGGTGACCTTATCATTTGAAGAGCAGCTGGTTGCAGGGATTACTGTACCAGCGATTTCAGGTCAGTTTGATAGCCAGACCATGTTACTGACTTTGCTGAGCAATACTAATTTACAGGCCATCCCTGTTGGTATGGGGGCCTGGATAATCCAGCCCAAATCCACCGAGGGCGTTGTGACTCTTGATACCATCCAGGTCGAAACACACAGTGACAGTGCTAAAGCCAAAACTTTTCAAAGCTCAGCATCTGTCAATGTGGTGACCAAAGAAAACATTGAGCGTTTTCGCGGCACCAGTGTCGGGGATATTTTTCAGGGGGTATCCGGTGTTTTAGTTAGTGAAAACCGTAACTCGGGTGGCCTGGATATCAATATTCGCGGTATGCAAGGGCAAGGTCGGGTGCCGGTTGTGATCGATGGTAGCCGTCAGGAAACAACTGTATATCGAGGATATTCAGGCGTTTCAAGTCGCAGCTATATTGACCCAGATCTGATTGGTAACATGCAGATCAACAAAGGCCCGACTATGAGTGCGTCAGGCACCGGGGCTACAGGTGGTGTTGTAAACGTTAAAACTCTCAGAGCAGAGGACATTGTAGCTGAGGGAAAGTTAAGTGGTTATCGGGTGCGCCTGAGTGGTGTAGGTAACAGCACCGAAGCCCCGGAGCCAGGCACTTATGCCGGTTACTATCTGCCACGCAATGCTTATCGGTCTGATTGCCGCTTTCCTGAGTATTGTGAAGAGCGCTACCTGATGCCCGAGCACTTTGCGCCGCAAGCAGGTATGGATCGTCCATCTCTGTTTGACTTTTCGAGTTATGCCATGAGCCTGGCTGGCGCACAGCGTTTTGATTGGGGCGATGTGCTGATGGCTTATGCACATCGCAAACAGGGTAATTACTACGCAGGTACAAACGGGCCGTCACCCAGACTGCACTACAGCGAGCCTCAAAAGCTGGCCTGGTACACCGAAACCGAAGTAGCAATGGAAGGTGCATCACGTTTTCGAGCGGGTGAGCGCATTCCCAATACTAATTTTGCCAGTACTTCATGGTTGCTTAGTACGACTCTGGCCTTGCCACACGACCAAAGCCTTGAACTGAGTTACATTCGCTACGACAGTCAGTACGGTGAAATGATGCCTTCTCAGATACGCTCATTCGGCCAGGCTCGTCAGTGGCTGGATAGTGAAGTTCTGAATCAGACCTATACCATCTCGTATGGCTGGCAGCCAGTGGAGCTGGATGGCATCGATCTGGAGGCAAACCTGTGGCACACAGATACGGTAACGGATCTGAATACGCCGGGCGTGGGGTCGATTGAGCTCGAATCAAACACGGCGCGCACTGATGCCTATCAACGTTGGGGAGCGGACGTCTCTAATACCATGCGTTTTTATCCAAAAGGTGAGTTGAAGTGGTCCTACGGCCTTGCCGGGCAATGGGAAGATATGGATACAGACACACCAGCAGACAGCGGATTTTATGCAGGCTCAAGAAGTGGCTGGCGGGATGAATACAGCGCATTCACCAACGTGATCTGGCAGCCCTGGCAGGCTTGGACTTTTGAAGCTGGCCTGCGTTATACCCGTTTTAAGTCAAAAGATAACAATCCTTTACCATTGAGCACCAACGATCCTGCCTGTGAGAGTGATGGCAGCGATGGGTGTATGGCTGTGTTTTATCGTAACGAGCATTCAGGCGGTGCGCCCATGTTCACCGTTACCTGGGGGGTTGCTGAACATACCCAGCTTTATGTGCGTCATGCCAAAGCGCTGCGCATGCCAAGCTTATTTGAGAATACCTCCGGGTGGTCTGTGAGTCCGACTCTGGATATTCCTGTTAAGCCAGAACGTGCACTGAACCGCGAGCTCGGGATTAACTATTTCAATGAGCAAGCATTCAAATGGGGGCATCAGATTGGCGCTAAGCTGGCTGTGTTTAATAACCATGTCGACGACTACCTGACGAGAACCCAGCCAAACGCCTGGGAGCAAACTCAGGGAGGGTTAGACTTTTTCCGCTTGCGCAATATTGACAGCCTGACGCTCAACGGCATGGAGATGAACCTCAGTTACGATGCCAGCGCCTGGCTGGTTGAATTGAACGGAACCCGCTACAGCAAAATTGAAGTGTGTAATGTCGGTAGTTACGTGCGCTACTACTGTAACGATTGGGGTCTGCCACAAAGCTATATCAACAACATGATCCCGCCAAATTGGCACGCCAGCATGCACCTAGGTCTGAGACTGATGGAGAAAAAACTGGAGGTGGGAGTGCGTGGTACTTTAATGGGTAAACGAAACTCAATTCCTAGATATAACGCACCAACTGGCTTTAATCAGCCCGTGCTGTGGCACAGCTATCGCCTGATTGATTTTTATTCTCGCTACAAGTTTAACGACATGGTCGCAGTGGACCTGACCATAGACAACATCACGGATCGTTATTACCTCGATGCTTTGAGTCTCGGCTTAGTACCAGCTCCTGGCAGAACTGCAAAACTCAGCTTAACCCTCGAGTTTTAA